Proteins encoded in a region of the Pigmentiphaga litoralis genome:
- the tilS gene encoding tRNA lysidine(34) synthetase TilS, protein MADSRRPSSPEPGQGGSASPLLVALVSALNGAFDALPPGLARLAVAVSGGPDSSALAMLAAPVARERGLALHVFHVHHGLHAQADDWARIASCLADRLGLPFAQTRVSVDTSDGRGIEAAARVARYAALADMARAADVRHILLGHHQDDQVETVLLRLLRGAGLDGVGGMAAVSQLDGIDYLRPWLTVPRSRIQETLRDYGPALAPDYVAVSDPSNLDIRYARGALRSDVLPAIERTWPGYRSTLERFARLATESADVLREVAAADLEAVQEHVPPYDHCVRVSALLGLSEARQTLVLRLWLAEHGLTMPSEARLLELQRQLQRAARDRQIVLQHETVHVRRFRDWLVIDRVGERSGDRTGDHSGDDGAADAAGIVWTGEADIRVDSHGGILQFSSAAQGIDPQWLRGGPLSIAWRRGRERLKVGPATPSRSLKNLYQERGIPSWERERLPLVYRGDILVYAAGLGIDARVPQAEPGIRLNWVADRPGATVVS, encoded by the coding sequence ATGGCCGATTCAAGGAGACCGTCCAGCCCTGAACCGGGGCAGGGCGGTAGTGCATCCCCCCTCCTGGTTGCGCTGGTCTCGGCGCTGAACGGGGCGTTCGACGCCCTGCCGCCGGGGCTGGCTCGCCTGGCGGTCGCCGTCAGCGGCGGGCCCGATTCGTCGGCCCTGGCCATGCTGGCCGCGCCCGTGGCCCGGGAACGCGGGTTGGCGCTCCACGTCTTCCATGTCCATCACGGCCTGCACGCGCAAGCCGATGATTGGGCCCGCATCGCGTCCTGTCTGGCCGACCGCCTGGGCCTGCCGTTCGCGCAGACCCGTGTCAGCGTCGACACGTCCGACGGGCGCGGCATCGAAGCCGCCGCGCGCGTGGCGCGTTATGCCGCGCTGGCCGATATGGCCCGTGCGGCGGACGTGCGCCACATCCTGCTTGGCCACCACCAGGACGACCAGGTCGAAACCGTCCTGCTGCGGCTGCTGCGCGGCGCCGGCCTGGACGGGGTCGGCGGCATGGCGGCCGTCAGCCAGCTCGACGGCATCGACTACCTTCGGCCCTGGTTGACCGTGCCTCGCAGCCGCATCCAGGAAACCCTGCGCGACTACGGTCCGGCCCTGGCGCCCGACTACGTGGCCGTCAGCGATCCGTCCAACCTCGATATCCGCTATGCCCGGGGCGCGCTGCGCAGCGACGTGCTGCCCGCCATCGAACGCACCTGGCCCGGCTACCGCAGCACCCTGGAACGTTTTGCGCGGCTGGCGACCGAGTCCGCCGACGTGCTGCGCGAAGTCGCGGCGGCCGACCTGGAAGCCGTGCAGGAGCACGTGCCGCCTTACGACCACTGCGTGCGTGTCTCGGCATTGCTGGGCCTGAGCGAAGCCCGCCAGACCCTGGTGCTGCGGCTCTGGCTGGCCGAACACGGGCTGACCATGCCGTCCGAAGCCCGACTGCTGGAACTGCAGCGGCAACTGCAACGCGCGGCGCGCGACCGCCAGATCGTGCTCCAGCACGAAACGGTGCATGTCCGGCGGTTTCGCGACTGGCTTGTGATCGACCGGGTGGGGGAGCGTTCTGGTGACCGGACAGGCGACCATTCTGGCGACGACGGCGCGGCCGACGCCGCCGGCATCGTCTGGACAGGCGAAGCCGACATTCGCGTGGACAGCCATGGCGGCATCTTGCAATTTTCGTCTGCCGCGCAGGGCATCGACCCACAGTGGCTGCGCGGCGGCCCGCTCAGCATCGCATGGCGGCGCGGGCGCGAACGCCTCAAGGTCGGCCCCGCCACGCCCAGCCGCAGCCTCAAGAACCTGTACCAGGAACGCGGCATTCCAAGCTGGGAGCGCGAGCGCCTGCCGCTGGTCTACCGGGGCGACATCCTGGTCTATGCGGCGGGCCTGGGCATCGACGCCCGCGTGCCGCAAGCCGAACCCGGCATCCGTTTGAACTGGGTCGCCGATCGTCCGGGCGCAACGGTCGTTTCCTAA
- a CDS encoding DNA-3-methyladenine glycosylase family protein — MDGRPANDGPADDPGKPDYWDAAVAHLMKRDRILRKVIPQHPEVHLLTRDEPFVTLARAIVAQQISAKSAEVAWEKCVTACHRRVTPSAVVRAGLEGLREAGLSQRKSEYVLDLATHFHEGRVHPQQWAEMDDEAVITELTAIRGIGRWTAEMFLIFNLRRPDVLPLDDPGLLRAISLHYFSGEPVSRFEAREVAQAWKPWCTVATWYLWRSLDPVPVEY; from the coding sequence ATGGACGGCCGGCCGGCGAACGACGGGCCGGCCGACGACCCCGGCAAGCCCGACTACTGGGACGCGGCTGTCGCGCACCTGATGAAACGCGACCGTATCCTGCGCAAGGTCATTCCGCAGCATCCCGAAGTCCACCTGCTGACCCGCGACGAACCGTTCGTCACGCTGGCGCGCGCCATCGTCGCCCAGCAGATCTCCGCCAAGTCCGCCGAGGTCGCCTGGGAAAAATGCGTGACGGCCTGCCATCGGCGCGTCACGCCGTCGGCCGTGGTGCGCGCCGGGTTGGAAGGGCTGCGCGAGGCCGGCCTGTCGCAGCGCAAGTCCGAATACGTGCTCGACCTGGCGACCCATTTCCATGAAGGTCGCGTCCATCCCCAGCAGTGGGCCGAGATGGACGACGAAGCCGTCATCACCGAGTTGACCGCGATCCGGGGTATCGGACGCTGGACAGCCGAGATGTTCCTGATTTTTAATCTGCGGCGGCCGGATGTCCTGCCTTTGGACGACCCCGGCCTGCTGAGAGCTATTTCGCTGCATTATTTCAGCGGCGAACCGGTGTCACGCTTCGAGGCGCGGGAAGTTGCGCAAGCCTGGAAGCCGTGGTGCACCGTAGCAACCTGGTATCTCTGGCGTAGCCTGGATCCCGTACCCGTGGAGTACTGA
- a CDS encoding tetratricopeptide repeat protein encodes MAPTDLVSPAAPTRPLQGVGTPLSGILAAAVLALSCLGSSSALAQTRAATPPPTVPSDADVSPWLTNLLESLKPRVDTRLPESSRAATVRLEGLLASGKAAEALPEIDARLAKSKGGDSQGEDVQMLFLKGRALNILGRPQEAKAVYTDMTQRFPELPEPWNNLAALEVADGRLEQAKMALDAALRNDPNYPVAHENMGDLFMMMAARSYNDALRLAPQNAGARNKEAGIKSLLEARTPAPQPRNR; translated from the coding sequence TTGGCACCGACAGACCTCGTTAGTCCCGCCGCGCCGACCCGTCCTTTGCAGGGTGTCGGCACTCCGCTTTCCGGCATTCTGGCCGCCGCCGTCCTGGCGCTGTCGTGCCTGGGCAGCTCGTCCGCCCTGGCGCAGACCCGGGCCGCCACGCCGCCCCCGACCGTGCCGTCCGATGCCGACGTCTCACCCTGGCTGACCAATCTGCTCGAATCGCTCAAGCCGCGGGTGGACACCCGCCTGCCCGAGTCGTCGCGCGCGGCCACGGTCCGGCTCGAAGGCCTGCTGGCGTCCGGCAAGGCCGCCGAGGCGCTGCCCGAGATCGACGCCCGCCTGGCCAAGAGCAAGGGCGGCGACAGCCAGGGCGAAGACGTCCAGATGCTGTTCCTGAAGGGACGCGCCCTGAACATCCTGGGCCGGCCGCAGGAAGCCAAGGCGGTCTACACCGACATGACGCAGCGCTTTCCGGAACTGCCCGAGCCCTGGAACAATCTGGCGGCGCTGGAAGTGGCCGATGGCCGGCTGGAACAGGCCAAGATGGCGCTGGACGCCGCCCTGCGCAACGATCCGAACTACCCCGTCGCGCACGAGAACATGGGCGACTTGTTTATGATGATGGCCGCGCGGTCGTACAACGACGCGCTGCGCCTCGCGCCCCAGAACGCCGGGGCGCGCAACAAGGAAGCCGGCATCAAGTCGTTGCTCGAGGCAAGGACGCCGGCGCCGCAACCCCGGAACCGTTAA
- the cysS gene encoding cysteine--tRNA ligase, with amino-acid sequence MLQIYNTLARAKQPFQPRQAGCVSMYVCGMTVYDYCHLGHARMLVSFDIVQRWLRASGYQVNYVRNITDIDDKIIRRAVESGKTITQVTEFFIDAMHEDEAALGVQPPDHEPRATQHVGKMLDIVRLLEDKGLAYRSSDGDVNYAVRQFPGYGKLSGKSLDDLRAGERVKVDTAKRDPLDFVLWKAAKPTEPPESKWESPYGVGRPGWHIECSAMSMELLGMPLDIHGGGPDLKFPHHENEIAQSEGAYGGTFANTWMHCGPLMVDAEKMSKSLGNFFTIRDTLEHYDAEVIRYFIVRSHYRSPQNYAGDNLADARSALTRLYTTLANVAPDEAGVDWDHPTGLAFKAAMDDDFNTPEAVAALFELAAEANKSGSARAAGQLKALGGMLGLLGQPPREFLQGKAGGDDADTGAAAIEARIEARAQAKKDKNFAEADRLRAELLAEGIVLEDKPGGVTVWRRA; translated from the coding sequence ATGCTCCAAATCTACAATACGCTTGCTCGTGCCAAACAACCGTTCCAGCCTCGCCAGGCCGGGTGCGTGAGCATGTACGTGTGCGGCATGACGGTCTACGACTACTGCCACCTGGGCCATGCACGCATGCTGGTCAGCTTCGACATCGTGCAGCGCTGGCTGCGCGCCAGCGGCTACCAGGTCAACTATGTCCGCAACATTACCGACATCGATGACAAGATCATCCGCCGCGCGGTCGAGTCGGGCAAAACGATAACCCAGGTCACCGAGTTCTTCATCGACGCAATGCATGAAGACGAAGCGGCGCTGGGCGTCCAGCCCCCCGACCACGAACCGCGCGCGACCCAGCACGTGGGCAAGATGCTCGACATCGTGCGCCTGCTCGAAGACAAGGGTCTGGCCTACCGGTCCAGCGACGGCGACGTGAACTACGCGGTCCGCCAGTTCCCGGGCTACGGCAAGCTGTCGGGCAAGTCGCTGGACGACCTGCGCGCCGGTGAACGCGTCAAGGTGGACACCGCCAAGCGCGATCCGCTGGACTTCGTGCTCTGGAAGGCCGCCAAGCCGACCGAGCCGCCCGAATCCAAGTGGGAATCGCCGTATGGCGTGGGCCGGCCGGGCTGGCACATCGAATGCTCGGCCATGAGCATGGAACTGCTGGGCATGCCGCTCGACATCCACGGCGGCGGTCCGGACCTGAAATTTCCGCACCACGAAAACGAAATCGCCCAGAGCGAAGGCGCCTATGGCGGCACCTTTGCCAACACCTGGATGCACTGTGGCCCGCTGATGGTGGACGCCGAAAAGATGTCCAAGTCGCTGGGCAACTTCTTCACCATCCGCGACACGCTGGAACACTACGACGCCGAAGTCATCCGCTACTTCATCGTGCGCAGCCATTACCGCAGCCCGCAAAACTACGCCGGCGACAACCTGGCCGACGCCCGATCGGCCCTGACGCGGCTGTACACTACGCTCGCCAACGTCGCCCCCGACGAGGCGGGCGTCGATTGGGATCATCCGACCGGGCTGGCCTTCAAGGCCGCCATGGACGATGACTTCAATACGCCCGAAGCCGTGGCTGCCCTGTTCGAACTGGCTGCCGAGGCCAACAAGTCCGGATCGGCCCGTGCCGCCGGACAGCTGAAGGCGCTGGGCGGCATGCTGGGCCTGCTTGGCCAGCCGCCACGCGAATTCCTGCAGGGCAAGGCAGGGGGCGACGACGCCGATACCGGCGCGGCGGCCATCGAGGCGCGCATCGAAGCGCGCGCCCAGGCGAAAAAAGACAAGAATTTTGCCGAAGCCGACCGCCTGCGCGCCGAGCTGCTGGCCGAGGGCATCGTCCTGGAAGACAAGCCGGGTGGTGTCACCGTGTGGCGCCGCGCCTGA
- a CDS encoding class II aldolase/adducin family protein: MRPAAFSAEEWQTRVDLAACYRLVAHFGMSDLIYNHITARIPGTDLLLINPYGLMYEEITASSLLTIDLDGQIVRNADPQYGINAAGYVIHSAVHAHRPDVHCVIHTHTRAGMAVSAMKCGLLPLSQTSMRFYRIAYHDYESVALELDERERLVRDLGSHDAMILRNHGLLTAGPSIAQAFNTLYWLEMACKVQVDVLNSGQDIQLPPEHILEKTWHLYQPHVRRPFGEMEWPAMLRLLDRRDPSYRN; encoded by the coding sequence ATGAGGCCAGCCGCCTTCAGCGCCGAAGAGTGGCAGACACGCGTCGATCTGGCAGCCTGCTATCGGCTGGTGGCGCATTTCGGCATGAGCGACCTGATCTACAACCACATCACCGCACGCATACCTGGCACGGACTTGCTGTTGATCAATCCCTACGGCCTCATGTACGAAGAGATCACCGCATCCAGCCTGCTGACGATCGATCTTGACGGCCAGATCGTGCGCAATGCCGATCCACAGTACGGCATCAACGCGGCAGGCTACGTGATCCATAGCGCCGTGCATGCGCACCGGCCCGACGTGCACTGTGTGATCCACACGCACACCCGCGCGGGCATGGCGGTATCGGCCATGAAGTGCGGGCTGTTGCCGCTGTCGCAGACGTCCATGCGCTTCTATCGTATTGCCTATCACGACTATGAAAGCGTCGCGCTTGAACTGGACGAGCGCGAGCGGCTGGTGCGCGATCTGGGGTCGCATGACGCGATGATCCTGCGCAATCACGGCTTGCTGACTGCCGGACCCAGCATCGCGCAGGCATTCAACACCTTGTACTGGCTGGAGATGGCTTGCAAGGTCCAGGTCGATGTCCTGAACAGCGGACAAGACATCCAATTGCCCCCGGAACATATCCTGGAAAAGACCTGGCACTTGTATCAACCGCATGTGCGCAGGCCGTTCGGCGAGATGGAGTGGCCCGCCATGTTGCGTCTGCTGGATCGGCGCGACCCGTCGTACCGGAACTGA
- a CDS encoding acetyl-CoA carboxylase carboxyltransferase subunit alpha gives MRNAFLEFEQPLAELEGKIEELRFVQADSAVDISEEISRLQTKSQTLAKEIYSKLTPWQTALVARHPQRPYTLDYVRELFTDFHELHGDRQFGDDKSIVGGMARFNGAPCMIIGHQKGRDTKERAMRNFGMPKPEGYRKALRLMRLAEKFNMPVFTFVDTPGAYPGIDAEARGQSEAIGHNIYAMSELKVPIISTIIGEGGSGGALAIAVADVVLMLQYSTYSVISPEGCASILWRSQEKAPDAAEVLGITAHRIKALGLIDKIISEPVGGAHRDPKQMAQLLRRGLVDSLRQCQGVKPADLVRTRFERVMSYGRFKETVQP, from the coding sequence ATGCGCAACGCATTTCTAGAATTCGAGCAACCGCTCGCCGAACTCGAAGGCAAGATCGAGGAACTGCGCTTTGTGCAGGCCGATTCCGCCGTCGACATTTCCGAAGAGATCAGCCGGCTCCAGACCAAGAGCCAGACGCTGGCCAAGGAAATCTATTCCAAGCTGACGCCCTGGCAGACGGCGCTTGTCGCGCGTCATCCGCAGCGTCCGTACACGCTGGATTATGTCCGCGAGCTGTTCACCGACTTCCACGAACTGCACGGTGACCGTCAGTTCGGCGACGACAAGTCCATCGTGGGCGGCATGGCCCGCTTCAACGGCGCGCCGTGCATGATCATCGGCCACCAGAAAGGCCGTGACACCAAAGAACGCGCGATGCGCAACTTCGGCATGCCCAAGCCCGAAGGCTATCGCAAGGCCCTGCGCCTGATGCGCCTGGCCGAAAAATTCAACATGCCGGTGTTCACCTTTGTCGACACGCCTGGCGCCTATCCCGGCATCGACGCCGAAGCGCGCGGCCAGTCCGAAGCCATCGGCCACAACATCTACGCGATGTCGGAACTGAAAGTGCCGATCATCAGCACCATCATCGGCGAAGGCGGCTCCGGCGGTGCGCTGGCGATCGCGGTGGCCGACGTCGTGCTGATGCTGCAGTACTCGACCTACTCGGTCATTTCTCCCGAAGGTTGCGCGTCGATTCTGTGGCGCAGCCAGGAAAAGGCGCCCGACGCCGCCGAAGTGCTCGGCATTACCGCGCACCGGATCAAGGCCCTGGGCCTGATCGACAAGATCATCAGCGAGCCCGTTGGCGGCGCGCATCGCGATCCCAAGCAGATGGCGCAGCTGCTGCGCCGCGGCCTGGTCGACAGCCTGCGCCAGTGCCAGGGGGTCAAGCCGGCCGACCTGGTCCGCACCCGGTTCGAACGTGTGATGTCCTATGGCCGATTCAAGGAGACCGTCCAGCCCTGA
- a CDS encoding LysR family transcriptional regulator: MNLRSIDLNLLVVFEALIEERGVTRAAARLGITQSAVSHALKRLRIALNDDLLVRVAGAMEPTPQAVKLAAAFKGALTQIEDVLTVQRDFNPATARRTFHLSVSDYVGGQLLPRLCTHLRHHAPDIGLAVEPLDGVRTSDLVAYEGLEVRLSVGKGSPIPSASLRLLDDRFVVLMRRDHPAASRPFTLDAYLAQPQVKVTGVGSNIVDDTLATDGRMRRVMVRVPSWQGMVEVIEQTDLVGAIPAHWMPAVLASGKCVIRPMPLGDMTLAIDAVWHPRNNDDAGHQWFRKTVHQMFDPAVARI; the protein is encoded by the coding sequence GTGAATCTGCGCAGCATTGATTTGAACCTGCTCGTGGTCTTCGAAGCGTTGATCGAAGAACGCGGGGTGACCCGTGCGGCAGCCCGGCTGGGCATCACCCAGTCGGCGGTGAGCCATGCCCTGAAACGCCTGCGTATCGCGCTGAATGACGACCTGCTGGTGCGGGTGGCGGGGGCCATGGAGCCGACACCCCAAGCCGTCAAGCTGGCAGCCGCATTCAAGGGTGCCCTGACCCAGATCGAAGACGTGCTGACGGTTCAGCGGGACTTCAATCCTGCCACTGCGCGCCGCACCTTTCATTTGAGTGTGTCGGACTACGTGGGGGGCCAGTTGTTGCCGCGCCTGTGCACGCATCTTCGGCACCATGCGCCCGATATCGGCTTGGCGGTGGAACCGCTGGATGGTGTGAGGACGTCTGACCTTGTTGCGTATGAAGGCCTGGAGGTGCGGCTGTCGGTCGGCAAGGGATCGCCCATTCCCTCCGCATCCCTGCGCTTGCTGGACGACCGTTTCGTGGTCCTGATGCGCCGGGATCACCCGGCCGCCTCGCGACCCTTCACCCTGGACGCCTACCTGGCGCAGCCCCAGGTGAAGGTGACTGGCGTCGGCAGCAATATCGTGGACGACACGCTGGCGACGGACGGCCGCATGCGTCGGGTCATGGTGCGGGTGCCAAGCTGGCAAGGCATGGTGGAAGTGATCGAGCAGACGGATCTGGTCGGCGCCATTCCGGCGCACTGGATGCCTGCCGTGCTGGCGTCGGGCAAGTGCGTGATCCGGCCGATGCCGCTGGGCGATATGACGCTGGCGATCGATGCGGTCTGGCATCCCCGCAACAATGATGATGCGGGCCACCAGTGGTTCAGGAAGACGGTTCACCAGATGTTCGATCCGGCGGTGGCGCGCATCTGA
- a CDS encoding peptidylprolyl isomerase has product MSTRVNLTTNHGVIVIELNADKAPKTVENFLSYVKDGHYDNTVFHRVIPGFMIQGGGFEPGMSQKPTKATIDNEANNGLKNNAYTVAMARTNAPHSASSQFFINVANNDFLNFSAPTPQGWGYAVFGEVVEGKEVVDKIKGVKTGSKGGHQDVPAEDVIITKAEVAA; this is encoded by the coding sequence ATGAGCACACGCGTCAATCTCACTACGAACCACGGCGTCATCGTCATTGAACTGAACGCCGACAAGGCGCCCAAGACGGTTGAAAACTTCCTGTCGTACGTCAAGGATGGCCACTACGACAACACGGTGTTCCACCGCGTGATCCCGGGTTTCATGATCCAGGGCGGCGGCTTCGAACCCGGCATGTCGCAAAAGCCGACCAAGGCAACGATCGACAACGAGGCCAACAACGGCCTGAAGAACAACGCCTACACCGTGGCCATGGCGCGCACCAACGCCCCGCACTCGGCCAGTTCGCAGTTCTTCATCAACGTCGCCAACAACGACTTCCTGAACTTCAGCGCTCCCACGCCGCAGGGCTGGGGCTACGCGGTGTTCGGTGAAGTGGTCGAAGGCAAGGAAGTCGTCGACAAGATCAAGGGCGTCAAGACCGGCAGCAAGGGCGGCCACCAGGACGTGCCTGCCGAAGACGTGATCATCACGAAGGCCGAAGTCGCTGCGTAA
- a CDS encoding amidohydrolase family protein, with the protein MLPEFVSSLEAGAVTSYLPHLPRPSPPRQRLPVGACDCHFHVFEDAYPYADPRSYTPTPAPMASYVYLKSTLGIDRAVLIQPSVYGRDHALFEAALAAHGAWMRGVAVVYGDTPDSDIARWDRLGARGTRCNALYEGGATLEEMTRVVDRVRPLGWHVQLLVDVARSPRIAIDIAERDVPIVVDHFGHFPVDRGVRDPGFANLVSLVREGRAWVKLSAAYRLTPERRDFSHLQPLVDALLRAGPDRLVWGTDWPHPAMHAPMIDDGVLADAVLDWLSPADRQRVLVDNPTALYWHR; encoded by the coding sequence ATGCTGCCTGAATTTGTCAGCAGTCTGGAAGCCGGTGCCGTCACGTCCTACCTGCCGCATCTGCCGCGTCCATCGCCACCCCGGCAGCGCCTGCCGGTGGGCGCATGCGATTGCCACTTTCATGTCTTCGAGGATGCCTACCCCTACGCCGACCCGCGCAGCTACACCCCGACGCCCGCACCGATGGCGTCGTATGTCTACCTGAAGTCAACTTTGGGTATCGATCGCGCAGTGTTGATCCAGCCCAGCGTGTACGGCCGCGATCATGCCTTGTTTGAAGCTGCGCTGGCAGCGCACGGCGCCTGGATGCGCGGGGTGGCCGTGGTCTATGGCGATACGCCCGACAGCGATATCGCACGATGGGATCGGCTTGGCGCACGGGGCACCCGGTGCAATGCGTTGTACGAGGGCGGCGCCACCCTTGAAGAGATGACGCGCGTCGTCGATCGTGTGCGGCCCCTGGGCTGGCACGTGCAGTTGCTGGTCGATGTGGCAAGGTCGCCGCGCATCGCCATCGACATTGCGGAGCGGGACGTGCCCATTGTCGTGGACCACTTCGGACACTTTCCTGTCGATCGCGGCGTGCGGGATCCCGGCTTTGCCAACCTGGTGAGCCTCGTGAGGGAAGGGCGGGCCTGGGTCAAATTGTCGGCCGCCTACCGGCTGACCCCTGAGCGGCGCGACTTTTCCCATCTGCAGCCGCTGGTGGACGCACTGCTGCGCGCCGGGCCCGACCGCCTGGTGTGGGGCACGGACTGGCCACACCCCGCCATGCATGCGCCCATGATCGACGATGGCGTGCTTGCCGACGCGGTCCTTGATTGGCTGAGTCCGGCGGATCGTCAGCGCGTGCTGGTCGATAACCCGACGGCGCTGTACTGGCATCGATGA
- a CDS encoding aspartate kinase codes for MALIVHKYGGTSMGSVERIKNVARRVAKWHAAGHQIVVVPSAMSGETNRLIGLAKEIQEQPDPRELDMIASTGEQVSVGLLAMALKSLGLDARSYTGWQVPVRTDASYTKARIASIDDARIRGDLDQGRVVIVAGFQGIDDDNNITTLGRGGSDTSAVAVAAALKASECLIYTDVDGVYTTDPRVVPEARRLRVVSFEEMLEMASLGSKILQIRSVEFAGKYRVPTRVLSSLTDPLMPLDEEMQSGTLITFEEDEKMESAVVSGIAFSRDEAKVTVLAVPDKPGIAYSILGPIAAANIDVDVIVQNQSVAGTTDFSFTVHRNEFQKTIDVLNRDVVTQVGAREVVADPKVAKVSIVGIGMRSHVGVASLMFKTLSEEGINIQMISTSEIKTSVIMDDKYMELAVRALHKAFGLDQTQA; via the coding sequence ATGGCACTGATCGTTCATAAATATGGCGGCACGTCGATGGGCTCAGTCGAGCGCATCAAGAATGTTGCACGCCGCGTCGCCAAATGGCACGCCGCCGGCCACCAGATCGTGGTCGTTCCTTCGGCCATGTCCGGGGAAACCAATCGCCTCATCGGCCTGGCCAAGGAAATCCAGGAACAGCCCGATCCGCGCGAACTCGACATGATCGCCTCGACCGGCGAGCAGGTCAGCGTGGGCCTGCTGGCCATGGCGCTGAAATCGCTCGGCCTGGACGCCCGCAGCTACACCGGCTGGCAGGTTCCCGTGCGCACCGACGCCTCGTACACCAAAGCCCGCATCGCGTCGATCGACGACGCGCGCATCCGCGGCGACCTGGACCAGGGCCGTGTCGTGATCGTGGCAGGCTTCCAGGGCATCGACGATGACAACAACATCACGACGCTCGGCCGTGGCGGCTCGGACACCTCGGCCGTCGCCGTGGCGGCCGCGCTCAAAGCCAGCGAATGCCTGATCTACACCGATGTCGATGGTGTCTACACCACCGACCCCCGCGTCGTGCCCGAAGCGCGTCGCCTGCGCGTCGTGTCGTTCGAGGAAATGCTGGAAATGGCATCCCTCGGCTCCAAGATTCTGCAGATCCGGTCGGTCGAATTCGCCGGCAAGTACCGCGTGCCTACCCGCGTGCTGTCGTCCCTGACCGATCCTTTGATGCCGCTCGACGAAGAAATGCAGTCGGGCACCCTGATTACCTTTGAGGAAGACGAAAAGATGGAATCCGCTGTTGTTTCGGGCATCGCGTTCAGCCGCGACGAAGCCAAGGTCACGGTCCTGGCCGTGCCCGACAAGCCAGGGATCGCGTACTCCATCCTTGGCCCCATCGCCGCCGCGAACATCGATGTCGACGTGATCGTGCAGAACCAGTCGGTCGCCGGCACCACCGACTTCTCGTTCACCGTGCATCGCAACGAGTTCCAGAAGACCATCGACGTGCTGAACCGCGACGTGGTCACGCAAGTCGGCGCCCGCGAAGTCGTCGCCGACCCCAAGGTCGCCAAGGTCTCGATCGTCGGCATCGGCATGCGCTCGCACGTCGGCGTCGCCAGCCTGATGTTCAAGACGCTGTCGGAAGAGGGCATCAACATCCAGATGATCAGCACGAGCGAAATCAAGACCTCGGTGATCATGGACGACAAGTACATGGAACTGGCCGTACGCGCGCTGCACAAGGCGTTCGGGCTGGACCAGACGCAGGCCTGA
- a CDS encoding peptidylprolyl isomerase, translated as MKTFLTAAAVALAALAAPTGAALAGPQVALTTSAGVVVIELDDQKAPATTANFLQYVNAGHYNGTIFHRVIPNFMVQGGGFTADMGEKKTREPIRNEASNGLKNDKYTVSMARTSDPQSATAQFFINTADNAFLNYRAATASGYGYAVFGKVVQGKEVVDKIGATPTTTRGPFADNPVQPITIQKAEVLK; from the coding sequence ATGAAGACCTTCCTTACTGCTGCAGCTGTTGCCCTGGCCGCGCTGGCCGCCCCGACCGGCGCCGCCCTGGCCGGTCCGCAAGTCGCGCTGACCACCAGCGCCGGCGTCGTGGTCATCGAACTCGATGACCAGAAGGCCCCCGCGACCACCGCGAACTTCCTGCAATACGTGAATGCCGGGCACTACAACGGCACGATCTTCCATCGCGTCATCCCGAATTTCATGGTCCAGGGCGGCGGTTTCACGGCCGACATGGGCGAAAAGAAGACGCGCGAACCGATACGTAACGAAGCCTCAAATGGCTTGAAAAACGATAAGTACACGGTGAGCATGGCCCGGACATCCGATCCGCAGTCCGCGACCGCGCAGTTTTTCATCAACACTGCCGACAATGCGTTTCTGAACTACCGCGCCGCGACAGCCAGTGGCTACGGGTATGCGGTATTCGGCAAGGTGGTCCAGGGTAAGGAAGTGGTCGACAAGATCGGCGCGACCCCGACCACCACCCGGGGTCCGTTCGCGGACAACCCGGTTCAACCCATCACGATCCAAAAAGCAGAGGTCCTGAAATAA